From a single Pasteurella atlantica genomic region:
- a CDS encoding TonB-dependent receptor plug domain-containing protein has translation MVYGQQNTGLSSTQKITSKEIAKTPVSNGNISDYLKSNSHIRFENSDETSLMRGEIKPAEISINGAEESQTSYYVDNVNINNDLGNSSEGFFDGTFQMLPKMQSGQGYFFDANLLSSVVVHDSNVSASLGGFSGGAVVAKTKYYDGTDRVKLRYRTSRSQWAKFELNDTYGEGDAKRPLSEIFNSATPLGAEAPYQPDYKKTFFSISAERALTDKLGVVAGISRRESDIQQSRIVSMDKETGKVDLSRRNHTRRSDNALINFNYAASDDDRFELGLRYSKYSEGKFFDVNIDSDLYDYHNAYGATLAWVHSLDNGVVTSTLAYDKFKDERYSSATKFSKTLIEEYDENYNIIPKVNFEKGGMGTSTLKQQNIHYSMEYAINPFELGSTSHSVSVGGLYQQTKYNFNRKQDVESELTQITFIPAMPDIGFEAQFIEGDKETVHYKKGSVKAKYQNLALYAEDLIRVGNFDFRPGIRIERDDFLKNTNIAPRFVASWSPLEETSMSLGLNRYYGRSFAVMALTEQVYKLDDSYGSAGKPQFRYKNLRDFKTPYSDELSLGFSQHYKNVSLDLGFIHRKHKNRIVLDEQTEKEFDLNGRENRFKLRQYKKGNDYSVDIYTLKLSNKEAWQLGKTYWNTSLNFDWLETKSVDMGLGYNPNEIVNFNGTEMTRSQMMKKINNNRENWTVRLGLDMQVPDYNLDWTNKVYVKAPIKGANNTAGNTYESYNYGSHVQWDTGIRWAPKFGQHSPYIKLDVLNVLNKTRKGMTSRGINNGFYTAGREFWLELGYEF, from the coding sequence GTGGTTTACGGACAACAAAATACAGGACTTTCTTCAACTCAAAAAATTACCAGCAAAGAGATTGCAAAAACACCCGTTTCAAATGGGAATATCTCTGATTATTTAAAATCTAATTCACATATTCGTTTTGAAAATAGTGATGAAACAAGTTTAATGCGTGGTGAAATCAAACCAGCTGAAATTTCTATCAATGGTGCTGAGGAATCTCAAACTAGTTATTATGTCGATAATGTAAATATTAACAATGACTTAGGTAATAGTAGCGAAGGTTTTTTTGATGGTACATTTCAAATGTTACCTAAAATGCAATCAGGACAGGGATATTTCTTTGATGCAAACTTATTGTCTTCTGTTGTAGTTCACGATAGCAATGTGTCTGCGAGTTTAGGCGGTTTTTCTGGTGGAGCTGTTGTTGCTAAAACAAAATATTATGACGGTACGGATCGTGTGAAATTACGTTATAGAACCTCTCGTTCTCAGTGGGCTAAATTTGAATTAAATGATACCTATGGTGAAGGTGATGCGAAAAGACCATTATCAGAAATCTTTAATAGTGCTACACCATTAGGGGCAGAAGCACCTTATCAACCTGACTATAAGAAAACATTTTTTAGTATTTCAGCTGAAAGAGCATTAACGGATAAATTAGGTGTGGTTGCTGGAATTAGTCGCCGTGAGTCAGATATTCAGCAAAGTAGAATTGTGTCAATGGATAAAGAAACTGGCAAAGTTGATTTATCAAGACGCAATCACACTCGCCGTTCGGATAATGCGTTAATCAATTTTAATTATGCCGCTTCAGATGATGATCGTTTTGAATTAGGTTTGCGTTATTCTAAATACAGTGAAGGTAAATTCTTTGATGTAAATATAGATAGCGATTTATATGATTATCATAATGCCTATGGTGCAACGTTAGCTTGGGTTCATAGTTTAGACAATGGTGTGGTTACTTCAACTCTTGCTTATGATAAATTCAAAGATGAGCGTTATTCTAGTGCGACTAAGTTTTCAAAAACATTGATTGAAGAATACGATGAAAACTACAATATTATTCCCAAAGTTAATTTTGAAAAAGGTGGAATGGGGACTTCTACGTTAAAACAGCAGAATATCCATTATTCAATGGAGTATGCGATCAATCCATTTGAATTAGGTTCAACAAGTCATTCTGTTTCTGTGGGTGGATTATATCAACAAACAAAATATAATTTTAATAGAAAACAAGATGTTGAGAGTGAATTAACTCAAATTACGTTTATACCTGCTATGCCTGATATTGGATTTGAAGCTCAGTTTATTGAAGGCGATAAAGAAACTGTACATTACAAAAAAGGTTCTGTGAAAGCAAAATACCAAAATCTTGCACTTTATGCAGAAGATTTAATTCGTGTTGGCAATTTTGATTTTAGACCAGGAATTCGTATTGAACGTGATGATTTCTTAAAAAATACCAATATTGCTCCTCGTTTTGTAGCAAGTTGGTCTCCGTTAGAGGAAACCTCAATGAGTTTAGGTTTAAACCGTTATTATGGACGTAGTTTTGCTGTAATGGCGTTAACCGAGCAGGTTTATAAGTTAGATGATTCTTATGGTTCAGCGGGTAAACCTCAATTCCGTTATAAAAATTTAAGAGATTTTAAAACACCTTATTCTGATGAGCTAAGTTTAGGTTTTTCTCAGCATTATAAGAACGTTAGTTTAGATTTAGGTTTTATTCATAGAAAACATAAAAATCGAATTGTTTTAGATGAACAAACTGAAAAAGAGTTTGATCTAAATGGTAGAGAAAATCGATTTAAACTGAGACAGTATAAAAAAGGTAATGATTATAGCGTGGATATTTATACGTTGAAATTATCTAATAAAGAAGCTTGGCAATTAGGAAAAACCTACTGGAATACCTCATTGAATTTTGATTGGTTAGAGACTAAATCAGTGGATATGGGATTAGGTTATAATCCTAATGAGATTGTTAATTTTAATGGAACTGAAATGACACGCAGTCAAATGATGAAAAAAATTAACAATAATCGTGAGAATTGGACGGTGCGTTTAGGTTTGGATATGCAAGTTCCTGATTATAACCTTGATTGGACGAATAAAGTTTATGTTAAAGCACCAATTAAAGGGGCGAATAATACGGCAGGTAATACTTATGAAAGCTATAATTATGGCTCTCACGTTCAATGGGATACCGGTATTCGTTGGGCACCAAAATTTGGTCAACATAGTCCTTATATTAAACTAGATGTGCTTAATGTTTTAAATAAAACGAGAAAAGGAATGACAAGCAGAGGCATTAATAATGGTTTCTATACTGCTGGTCGTGAATTCTGGCTTGAATTAGGCTATGAATTTTAA
- the purB gene encoding adenylosuccinate lyase yields the protein MELNTLTAVSPIDGRYQDKVADLRPIFSEFGLIRFRVMVEVRWLQKLAENTEIKEVSTLSQEANDYLNQIIMNFSLQDAQRIKEIERVTNHDVKAVEYFLKEKSETLPELAKISEFWHFACTSEDINNLSHALMLKTAREEVLLPQWKAVTNAIVELANRYQHIPMLCRTHGQPATPSTMGKEMANTAYRLKRQFKQLQQIEILGKINGAVGNYNAHLSAYPEIDWHKFSQEFVTSLGIEWNPYSTQIEPHDYIAEYFDCIARFNTILIDFDRDLWGYIALNYFKQRTVAGEIGSSTMPHKVNPIDFENSEGNLGLANALMSHLAQKLPISRWQRDLTDSTVLRNLGVGVGYSLIAYSSTLKGISKLEVNEDRLLEDLDQNWEVLAEPIQTIMRRYGIEKPYEKLKELTRGKRVTKEIMQNFVETLPLPQAEIERLKQMTPANYIGYAVELVEKLG from the coding sequence ATGGAACTGAATACCCTTACCGCCGTGTCGCCTATTGATGGTCGCTATCAAGACAAAGTCGCAGATTTACGTCCAATTTTTAGTGAATTTGGATTAATTAGATTTCGTGTAATGGTAGAGGTTCGCTGGTTACAAAAACTCGCTGAAAATACTGAAATCAAAGAAGTTTCTACATTGTCACAAGAAGCAAACGATTACTTAAATCAAATTATTATGAATTTTTCATTACAAGACGCTCAGCGAATTAAAGAGATTGAGCGAGTCACCAATCACGATGTTAAAGCCGTAGAATATTTTTTAAAAGAGAAAAGCGAGACGTTACCTGAATTAGCGAAAATCAGTGAGTTTTGGCACTTTGCTTGTACGTCGGAAGATATTAACAACCTTTCTCACGCATTGATGTTAAAAACCGCACGTGAAGAGGTGCTATTGCCACAATGGAAAGCGGTAACCAATGCGATTGTTGAGCTAGCAAATCGTTATCAACATATCCCAATGCTATGCCGTACACACGGACAGCCTGCGACCCCATCAACAATGGGTAAAGAAATGGCAAATACCGCTTATCGTTTAAAACGTCAATTTAAACAGTTGCAACAAATTGAGATACTAGGAAAAATCAACGGTGCAGTAGGGAATTATAACGCACACTTATCGGCTTATCCTGAGATTGACTGGCATAAATTTAGCCAAGAATTTGTAACGTCATTAGGCATTGAATGGAACCCGTACTCAACCCAAATTGAGCCACACGATTATATTGCGGAATATTTTGATTGTATCGCACGTTTCAACACGATTTTAATCGATTTTGACCGTGATTTATGGGGTTATATTGCGTTAAATTATTTCAAACAACGTACAGTTGCGGGTGAAATTGGATCAAGCACAATGCCACACAAAGTGAACCCGATCGACTTTGAAAATTCCGAAGGAAATTTAGGGTTAGCCAATGCGTTAATGAGCCACCTTGCTCAGAAATTACCAATTTCTCGCTGGCAGCGTGATTTAACGGATTCTACGGTATTGCGTAATCTAGGTGTAGGTGTGGGCTATTCGTTGATTGCATACAGCTCAACTTTAAAAGGGATCAGTAAATTAGAAGTGAACGAAGATCGTTTGTTAGAAGATCTCGATCAAAACTGGGAAGTATTAGCTGAACCTATCCAAACCATAATGCGTCGTTACGGTATTGAAAAACCGTATGAAAAATTAAAAGAACTCACACGAGGCAAGCGAGTAACCAAAGAAATTATGCAAAATTTCGTTGAAACTTTACCGCTTCCACAGGCTGAAATTGAACGCCTAAAACAAATGACACCAGCGAATTATATTGGTTATGCGGTGGAGTTGGTGGAGAAGTTGGGTTAA
- the hflD gene encoding high frequency lysogenization protein HflD, whose protein sequence is MANYFDISVAVAGACQAGSLVQKFAHKGNSGEYNEVLSDSLKSLFVSQPDSTLAVFDNDLSHLKLGIEVAMAQFGGGKGNLDTEVSRYWIGILALSKKLLENPVAKTELIQRLQQVERQLLICENDILNEQIIANLASIYREVISPLGTQIQVTGSQQHLSRTDVQNRIRATLLAGVRAGVLWQQVGGKRWQFLFARKKILNQMQSFYQTL, encoded by the coding sequence ATGGCGAATTATTTTGATATTTCAGTGGCAGTCGCAGGGGCTTGTCAAGCGGGTAGTTTAGTGCAGAAATTTGCACATAAAGGAAACAGCGGAGAGTATAATGAAGTCCTTAGTGATTCTTTAAAAAGTTTGTTTGTTTCGCAACCTGATAGCACTTTAGCGGTATTTGATAATGATTTATCTCACTTAAAATTAGGCATTGAAGTTGCAATGGCTCAATTTGGTGGCGGTAAAGGTAATTTAGATACTGAAGTGAGTCGTTATTGGATTGGAATACTTGCATTGAGTAAAAAATTACTAGAAAATCCTGTGGCAAAAACTGAACTGATACAACGCTTACAACAAGTTGAGCGTCAGTTATTGATTTGTGAAAATGATATACTAAATGAGCAAATTATTGCGAATTTAGCGAGTATTTATAGAGAAGTTATTAGCCCATTGGGTACACAAATTCAAGTAACAGGTTCGCAACAACACCTTTCTCGAACAGATGTTCAAAATCGTATTCGTGCTACATTACTTGCTGGTGTACGAGCAGGTGTATTATGGCAACAAGTTGGCGGAAAACGCTGGCAATTTTTGTTCGCACGTAAAAAAATCTTAAACCAAATGCAATCTTTTTATCAAACCTTATAA
- a CDS encoding YhcB family protein, translating to MQNWTNEMWTAVVIAFVIGLILGYFVMYFTKGNVKQHVKLEKEFKKVKAEKEVQKKQLETHFSESAVLLSTLAKDYKKLYTHLADGSEKLLPETHSIDLFEQLQLEDNKEALQPKEVETVIEPLVETEKEKAE from the coding sequence ATGCAAAACTGGACAAATGAAATGTGGACAGCCGTTGTAATTGCTTTTGTCATTGGTTTAATTTTAGGTTACTTCGTTATGTATTTTACTAAGGGAAATGTAAAACAACATGTTAAACTTGAAAAAGAATTTAAAAAAGTAAAAGCAGAAAAAGAAGTACAGAAAAAACAGTTGGAAACGCATTTTTCTGAAAGTGCAGTGTTATTATCAACCCTTGCAAAAGATTATAAAAAATTATACACGCACTTAGCGGATGGTTCTGAAAAATTATTACCTGAAACTCACAGTATCGATCTTTTTGAACAACTTCAGTTAGAAGACAATAAAGAAGCGTTACAACCTAAAGAGGTAGAAACGGTTATAGAACCTCTTGTTGAAACAGAGAAAGAGAAAGCAGAATAA
- the cysK gene encoding cysteine synthase A produces MKIYEDNSLTIGNTPLIRLKHFGNQGNILVKVESRNPSFSVKCRIGANMVWQAEEDGILTSDKEIIDATSGNTGIALAYVAAARGYKLTLTMPETMSLERKRLLRGLGVNLILTDGSKGMKGAITKAEEILASDPTHYVMLRQFDNPANPDIHQKTTAPEIWDATQGNVDVIVAGVGTGGTITGISRYFKQDKHKQIISVAVEPKESPVITQTLNHQEIKPAPHKIQGIGAGFIPKNLDLTFIDRVEQVDSETAIETARQLMAKEGLLVGISSGAAVAVADRLAKLPEFKDKIIVAILPSASERYLSTPLFDDVDI; encoded by the coding sequence ATGAAAATCTACGAAGATAATTCTCTAACAATAGGCAATACGCCTCTTATTCGCTTAAAACACTTCGGAAATCAAGGTAATATCTTAGTTAAAGTAGAATCTCGTAATCCAAGTTTTAGTGTAAAATGCCGTATCGGAGCAAATATGGTATGGCAGGCTGAAGAGGATGGTATATTAACTTCAGATAAAGAAATTATTGATGCAACCAGTGGGAATACAGGTATTGCACTTGCTTATGTTGCAGCAGCAAGAGGGTATAAATTAACGTTAACAATGCCCGAAACAATGAGTCTTGAGCGTAAACGATTATTACGAGGGTTGGGAGTAAATTTAATCTTAACTGATGGTTCAAAAGGAATGAAAGGGGCAATAACAAAAGCGGAAGAAATTTTAGCTAGCGATCCTACACATTATGTAATGTTAAGACAATTTGATAATCCTGCTAACCCCGATATTCACCAAAAAACAACCGCCCCTGAAATTTGGGATGCCACACAAGGCAATGTTGATGTGATTGTTGCTGGCGTAGGAACAGGTGGCACAATAACAGGTATTTCTCGTTATTTCAAACAAGATAAACACAAACAGATTATAAGTGTTGCTGTTGAGCCAAAAGAATCCCCAGTCATTACACAAACTTTAAATCATCAAGAAATTAAACCTGCTCCGCATAAAATTCAAGGCATTGGTGCAGGGTTTATTCCTAAAAATTTAGATTTAACATTCATTGATCGAGTTGAACAAGTGGACAGTGAAACTGCGATTGAAACTGCGCGTCAATTAATGGCAAAGGAAGGTCTATTGGTGGGGATTTCATCAGGTGCAGCGGTTGCTGTAGCGGATCGTTTAGCAAAATTACCCGAATTTAAGGATAAGATAATAGTTGCTATTCTTCCTTCTGCTTCTGAGCGTTATTTAAGTACACCTCTTTTTGATGACGTGGATATTTAA
- the ftnA gene encoding non-heme ferritin, translating into MLSNKIITMLNEQLNLELYSSNLYLQMSAWCANKGYEGAAAFLREHATEEMVHMRKLFTYLNETGAYTTIAEIEAPKSEFSSLKEVLELTFEHEKLITKKINELVEITLAEKDFASFNFLQWYVSEQHEEETLFGGILDKLNLLGQDSKGLYYIDKELAKLVTA; encoded by the coding sequence ATGTTATCAAATAAAATTATTACAATGTTAAATGAACAGTTAAACTTAGAGCTTTATTCATCAAATTTATATCTTCAAATGAGTGCGTGGTGTGCTAATAAAGGTTATGAAGGAGCGGCAGCTTTCTTACGTGAACACGCAACAGAAGAAATGGTACATATGAGAAAGCTATTTACTTACTTGAATGAAACTGGGGCATATACGACCATTGCTGAAATTGAAGCACCTAAATCAGAATTTTCATCATTGAAAGAAGTATTAGAACTTACTTTTGAACACGAAAAACTAATTACTAAGAAAATCAACGAATTAGTAGAGATTACCTTGGCAGAAAAAGATTTTGCATCATTTAACTTCTTGCAATGGTATGTGAGCGAACAACACGAAGAAGAAACGTTATTCGGTGGCATTTTAGATAAATTGAATTTATTAGGTCAAGACAGTAAAGGTCTATATTACATTGATAAAGAATTAGCAAAATTAGTTACAGCATAA
- the ftnA gene encoding non-heme ferritin, which yields MLKQSIINKLNEQINLEFASSNIYLQMSSWCAYHGYEGAAEFLLRHADEELEHMQKLFDYVSETGGLPLLGTIEAPRTEFESLQQIFEITLEHEKFVTSKINELVEVTFDSKDNSAFNFLQWYVSEQHEEETLFNGIVDKFNMIGGDKLGLYLIDRELATLGANH from the coding sequence ATGTTAAAACAATCAATTATCAACAAATTAAACGAGCAAATAAATTTAGAATTTGCATCTTCAAATATTTACTTACAAATGAGTTCGTGGTGTGCTTATCACGGATATGAAGGAGCGGCTGAATTTTTGTTACGTCATGCGGATGAAGAACTTGAGCATATGCAAAAACTTTTTGATTATGTGAGCGAAACGGGTGGTTTACCATTGCTAGGTACAATTGAAGCACCTCGTACCGAGTTTGAATCATTACAACAAATCTTTGAAATTACGTTAGAACACGAAAAATTTGTTACGAGTAAAATTAATGAATTAGTCGAGGTGACTTTTGATAGTAAAGATAATTCTGCATTCAATTTCTTACAGTGGTATGTAAGTGAGCAGCACGAAGAAGAAACTTTATTCAATGGTATTGTCGATAAATTTAATATGATTGGTGGTGATAAATTAGGTCTTTACTTAATTGATCGTGAATTAGCAACACTTGGTGCAAACCATTAA
- a CDS encoding MarR family transcriptional regulator, which translates to MNNKFDKQLQNMRTMINESNKYAPVDEIVLSRLMLHTNQLFLDNRNRLLKEFGLNHTQFLALVIIYYQPNQEIQPSKLSAILGSSRTNITRISDELEKKDWLFRQLIKEDRRAFSLKLTDLGNQFMADFLPNQWKLISETFSILNEQERSDLMKILQKLAMHIENQAKE; encoded by the coding sequence TTGAATAATAAATTTGATAAACAACTACAAAATATGCGAACGATGATCAATGAAAGTAATAAATATGCACCCGTTGATGAAATTGTGCTATCTCGATTAATGCTACATACCAATCAACTTTTTTTGGATAATCGTAATCGTTTATTAAAAGAATTTGGTTTAAACCATACGCAATTTTTAGCACTGGTCATTATTTATTACCAACCCAATCAGGAAATTCAGCCCTCTAAATTAAGTGCCATATTAGGTTCTTCTCGAACCAATATTACTCGTATTTCAGATGAGTTGGAGAAAAAAGATTGGCTATTTCGTCAATTGATAAAAGAAGATCGTCGAGCATTCTCTCTGAAATTGACGGATTTAGGTAATCAATTTATGGCTGATTTTTTACCTAATCAATGGAAACTGATTAGTGAAACATTTTCTATTTTAAATGAACAAGAGCGGTCAGATTTAATGAAAATTTTGCAAAAATTGGCTATGCATATTGAAAATCAAGCAAAAGAGTAA
- a CDS encoding EmrA/EmrK family multidrug efflux transporter periplasmic adaptor subunit translates to MSETGSDLSKKKQRTKAFSLFFGLLFIIIVIVSICWLFFFKGYETTDDAYVVGNQVMITPKVAGNVVQINVEDMDFVHKGDVLVVLDNSDKELALKQAETALASAVRNIQQLNYSVKQLQETVKGKQISLAQAKNDLARRQKLAKTHSIDQESVQHAKDKMTMAYANLQLAKLQLASSKSLLQQTPLIEQPSIQNTIASVKQAWLKLKRTQILSPVEGYVAKRNVQLGASVGTNSPLMAIIPPYQFWIDANFKETQLKNIRIGQPVKVTVDMYGDDIEFDGKVTGIALGTGSAFSLLPAQNATGNWIKITQRVPVRIELDPQQLEKYPLRMGLSASVKIEVTNKDGDVLLQQKRSTPLYTTDALEYEQSEIEQRISHIIKQNINEQ, encoded by the coding sequence ATGTCAGAAACAGGATCAGATTTATCAAAGAAAAAGCAAAGAACAAAAGCATTTAGTCTGTTCTTTGGGCTATTGTTTATTATCATCGTTATTGTTTCAATATGTTGGTTGTTCTTTTTTAAAGGCTATGAAACCACTGATGACGCTTATGTAGTCGGTAATCAAGTGATGATCACCCCTAAAGTTGCAGGTAATGTAGTACAAATTAATGTTGAAGATATGGATTTTGTACACAAAGGTGATGTTTTAGTGGTATTGGATAACAGTGATAAAGAACTGGCGTTAAAACAGGCAGAAACTGCATTAGCAAGTGCAGTACGAAATATTCAGCAACTCAACTACAGTGTAAAACAGTTACAAGAAACGGTGAAAGGCAAACAAATTTCCCTTGCTCAAGCCAAAAATGATCTAGCTCGTCGTCAAAAATTAGCCAAAACCCATTCTATCGATCAAGAAAGCGTACAACACGCTAAAGATAAAATGACGATGGCGTATGCGAATTTACAACTTGCTAAACTACAACTAGCCTCAAGTAAATCCCTATTACAACAAACTCCCTTGATTGAGCAACCTAGTATTCAAAATACGATAGCTTCTGTTAAACAGGCGTGGTTAAAATTAAAACGGACTCAAATTTTAAGCCCTGTGGAGGGTTATGTAGCCAAACGTAATGTACAACTTGGAGCAAGTGTGGGTACAAATTCGCCTTTAATGGCAATTATTCCGCCATATCAATTTTGGATTGATGCAAATTTTAAAGAAACACAATTAAAAAATATACGAATTGGACAACCTGTTAAAGTCACTGTTGATATGTATGGCGATGATATTGAGTTTGATGGAAAAGTCACAGGTATTGCACTTGGTACTGGCAGTGCGTTTTCTCTATTACCTGCTCAAAATGCCACTGGAAACTGGATTAAAATCACTCAACGAGTACCTGTAAGAATTGAATTAGATCCACAACAGTTAGAAAAATATCCTCTGAGAATGGGCTTATCTGCCAGCGTAAAAATAGAGGTAACAAACAAAGATGGGGACGTATTATTGCAACAAAAACGTTCAACACCTCTTTATACAACAGATGCACTTGAATACGAGCAATCTGAAATTGAACAACGTATTTCACATATTATTAAACAGAATATAAATGAACAATAG
- a CDS encoding DHA2 family efflux MFS transporter permease subunit, with translation MNNSMLKGVTLVILTFALGFATFMQVLDSTIANVAIPTIVGDLGSSSSQGTWIITSFGVSNAISIPITGWLAKRVGEVKLFLISVSLFTLASWLCGMSNSLEMLLVFRVFQGLVSGPLIPLSQSLLLNNYPPEKKSMALAFWSMILVIAPVLGPILGGWISDNFHWGWIFFINVPIGIFVVLTSKTLLANRETKIVQQPLDTIGLVLLVLGVSCFQLMLDQGREQDWFNSNLIILLAVLAVTFFIIFAIWEFTESNPIIDITLFRSRNFTIGCLTTCMAYLLYIGSVVLMPILLQTVYGYSATWAGLAAAPIGLLPILVTPIIGKFGYKIDIRYLVTFSFIMYSFTFGWRALTFQPEMDFGNVAFPQFVQGLAVACFFISLTTITLSGLPAEKIASATSLFNFLRTLAGSIGTSINITMWYNREALHHERFVEAITPYTPNAQQYYQQMAEIGLNEMAASGQLAREITKQGLIIAANEVFWLSAVIFLGLTVIIWFAKPPFSYRR, from the coding sequence ATGAACAATAGTATGCTAAAAGGCGTAACATTAGTTATCCTCACCTTTGCATTAGGGTTTGCCACTTTTATGCAGGTGTTAGATTCTACCATTGCTAATGTGGCTATTCCCACTATTGTCGGTGATTTGGGTTCTTCAAGTTCACAAGGCACGTGGATTATCACCTCTTTTGGGGTCTCAAATGCTATTTCTATTCCGATTACAGGTTGGCTTGCAAAACGAGTGGGGGAAGTGAAATTATTTTTAATTTCGGTGTCACTTTTTACCCTTGCCTCTTGGTTATGCGGAATGTCAAACAGCTTAGAAATGCTATTAGTTTTTCGTGTTTTTCAAGGGCTGGTTTCAGGTCCATTAATTCCACTTTCTCAAAGTTTATTACTTAATAATTATCCCCCTGAAAAAAAATCAATGGCATTGGCGTTTTGGTCTATGATTTTAGTGATTGCCCCTGTTTTAGGGCCTATTTTAGGTGGTTGGATTAGTGATAATTTTCACTGGGGATGGATTTTCTTTATCAATGTTCCTATTGGAATTTTTGTTGTTTTGACCTCAAAAACACTGCTTGCGAATAGGGAAACCAAAATCGTCCAACAACCACTCGACACCATTGGTTTGGTGTTATTAGTGTTGGGTGTTAGTTGTTTTCAGTTAATGTTAGATCAAGGCAGAGAGCAAGATTGGTTTAATTCAAATTTAATTATTTTATTAGCCGTTCTAGCGGTCACATTCTTTATTATTTTTGCAATTTGGGAATTTACCGAAAGCAATCCGATTATTGATATTACCCTATTCCGCTCACGTAATTTTACCATCGGCTGTTTAACTACCTGTATGGCGTATTTGCTCTATATTGGCTCAGTGGTGCTTATGCCCATTTTACTGCAAACCGTCTATGGCTACTCCGCCACCTGGGCAGGTCTTGCCGCCGCTCCAATTGGACTATTACCTATTTTAGTCACCCCAATTATTGGAAAATTTGGTTATAAAATTGATATTCGCTACTTGGTGACATTTAGCTTTATTATGTACTCTTTTACATTTGGCTGGCGAGCCTTAACCTTTCAACCTGAAATGGATTTTGGCAATGTGGCATTTCCTCAATTTGTGCAAGGTTTAGCCGTAGCCTGCTTTTTTATCTCACTCACCACTATTACTCTATCAGGCTTACCCGCTGAGAAAATAGCCTCTGCTACCAGTTTATTTAATTTTCTTAGAACGCTAGCAGGCTCAATAGGAACCTCTATCAATATTACAATGTGGTATAACCGAGAAGCCCTGCATCACGAACGTTTTGTTGAAGCAATCACACCTTATACGCCAAATGCTCAGCAATATTATCAACAAATGGCTGAAATTGGACTTAATGAAATGGCTGCTTCTGGTCAACTTGCAAGAGAAATCACCAAACAGGGATTAATTATTGCCGCCAATGAAGTCTTTTGGTTATCTGCGGTTATTTTCTTAGGGTTAACGGTAATTATTTGGTTTGCAAAGCCACCTTTTAGTTATAGGCGGTAA